A single window of Macrobrachium nipponense isolate FS-2020 chromosome 31, ASM1510439v2, whole genome shotgun sequence DNA harbors:
- the LOC135206581 gene encoding uncharacterized protein LOC135206581, with protein MYGAETWALRREEELKLVRTEMRILRWIMGILLLERLENDEIIRKAGFVKIAKKIRESRLRWYGHHVLRMDDEEGVKRDWEKPIRGRRPRGRQRKRWRDKVKEDMERRGLVEDDDFDRTQWRRRRIRQPTP; from the coding sequence atgtatggagcagaaacatgggctctaagaagagaagaggaactAAAGCTTgtgagaacagagatgagaatactgaggtggattatgggaatattgctgcttgagagattggaaaatgatgaaattataAGAAAGGCTGGCTTCGTAAAGATTGCAAAGAaaataagagagtcacgattgaggtggtatgggcatcatgtgttgaggatggatgacgaggagggagtgaagagggattGGGAGAAACCTATTAGAGGAAGAAGaccgagagggagacagagaaagagatggcgagataaagtgaaggaagatatggagagaagaggtttggtggaggatgatgactTTGATAGAacgcagtggaggagaaggcgcatcaggcaaccgaccccttaa
- the LOC135206614 gene encoding cuticle protein AM1159-like, translating to MKLIVLAAVMVVASAAPSLYTDADRQRDNQAAIVKDERLSEDDGRYNVDVETANGIVLSQSGSPVGESGAIGSAGQYSYTAPDGTVVEMKYVANENGFQPESPFLPVAPEFPHPIPQFVLDQIAFAAEQEARRAREGDSSSRYE from the exons ATGAAATTG ATTGTGCTCGCCGCTGTTATGGTCGTGGCCTCTGCCGCCCCCTCCTTGTACACCGACGCCGACAGGCAGAGAGACAACCAGGCGGCCATCGTGAAAGATGAGCGCCTCAGCGAGGACGACGGAAGGTACAACGTCGACGTCGAAACTGCCAACGGCATCGTCCTCTCCCAGTCCGGGTCTCCGGTTGGAGAATCCGGGGCGATTGGCAGCGCCGGGCAATACAG CTACACCGCTCCCGACGGCACCGTCGTGGAAATGAAGTACGTCGCCAACGAGAACGGCTTCCAGCCTGAGTCCCCCTTCCTCCCAGTGGCTCCCGAATTCCCCCATCCGATTCCCCAGTTCGTCCTCGACCAGATCGCCTTCGCTGCCGAACAAGAAGCTCGTCGGGCCCGCGAGGGAGACTCTTCCTCCAGGTACGAGTGA